A window of Diospyros lotus cultivar Yz01 chromosome 14, ASM1463336v1, whole genome shotgun sequence contains these coding sequences:
- the LOC127790096 gene encoding uncharacterized protein LOC127790096 isoform X5 — translation MELIQNAEDNEYLEAVKPSLEFVITSRDITATGAPATLLVFNNEKGFSAKNVESICGIGCSTKKGQRKRGYIGEKGIGFKSVFLITTQPYIFSNGYQIRFNEEPCPHCKIGYIVPEWVDDNPTLSTIKQIYGSDSDLPTTTIVLPLKPDKVSPVKQQLSKIHPEVLLFLSKIKRLSVKEDNEDPSLNTVSAISISSETDFTAKKNFDAETYVLHLSADKNDDNLEEECSYYMWRQKFPVRQEYKVERRMEVEEYVITLAFPNGQRLNSGTESPGVYAFLPTEMVTNFPFIIQADFLLASSRETILLDNKWNQGILEYVPSAFINAFISLVKTMEGAPVSTLAEMFKFLPINIPPYPALNAVRDSIKVKLVNQDIVPCESYMEQKLFRKPSEVGVVMPAFWNILNKARKDGVSLDNISSHGRYLLSSSFDREKYDQVLNFLGVKPVEDEWYVKCIRSSNLIPGVSEEVYLELLVFVAKNWRSNFQNTNIKDTPLLKYVSYNGDVSLFSINVSQWYAGKVLACEPHLVLWLIDWNRELGRSAGPFFIPKSTQEAIQKQQWSEKHILLEWLSKEVKVQTVNVYNYAALLVDLLKDDRKRAVTFVHFLYHSLSRNYLSETDVGRLCCNMPLVDNYGQVTTRRNRVLVPANGSKWVRLIGSNPWRAEGFLELAADYRRLVILAGVLTPEEQLIPFLRRHIGASDVPDVSPPNAVIPTMSAPLTKDNTFLLLGWIRSLMQRGVSMPKMFSKCIKEGSWMRVSLGSSPGYWPPSQSFLPNSSWGHLLQNENVLVDIPIIDQSFYGCEIMNYKVELGEIGVMFHYGEACQFFGKHLMSLAASSALTRGNVFSILKFINFLRERSLSAQDFIQSIREGKWLRTSLGNISPVGSVLFDQEWETASQISAIPFIDKDYYGEEILQFKTELQMLGVVVGWSENYQLVAYYLKPAMAINVRTAESGLFVLNCMRHLGSPDKLIKVFKNNKFLKTSMGYMAPVESHLISPEWGCLLQIFNSFALIDENFYGSSIFSYKNELKKLGVIVDFKQAKKVFAHVFRLEGQLSNIGKEHVFSLLACYRKFRGTSFEFSDDLMRCILEVKWLRTRLGDLRVPGECILFGPDWESISCISLLPFIDDADNWYGKGIYEYEKELESMGVKVAFKDGCGFVATGLKLPFDPSCITPANAYSLLECIRILRTQHNGPLPDYFLTKVSQKWLKTSFDYRPPGKCLLYNSDWKSLQRMDGPFIDEEFYGSNITSYAKELNAIGVTIDVRNGGPLLANHLHFCSNFSTIVRICSYLQDRNWNPETGYERLIWIPNGSDDGEWVAPQECVLRDKDGLFDKQLNVLEKHYGKELLLFFSSAFGVKPYPSLVDYCELWKEWELRGRPLTLERCCAFWKFVVSHCSSETLKRLAEHLMKLPAYSVSDEILLIDRLDVFIADDLHLKDLFEQSSSQPLFAWYPQSSIASLPRFKLLEVYSKIGVRNLSESVQKEEMSITDGAGLQQVSPREILIGKGLLMLILGFLAGPALKMEAENRHELVRCLLNLTVFETAEPVKICYSLSLSSGEKLKAEATSMIRWERENKELFAQKMNRSGGHRSIIEYATSFSEVISAGLLWENEDQMHQLAELIKLGFLLEFEEQAIGFLMKTKNLQLFAEDERFLSSAFPSD, via the exons AATGCGGAGGACAACGAGTACTTGGAGGCGGTAAAACCGTCACTTGAATTCGTGATAACTTCGCGGGACATTACGGCGACCGGAGCTCCAGCGACCTTGCTGGTCTTCAACAACGAGAAGGGGTTTTCCGCTAAAAACGTTGAGTCCATTTGCGGCATTGGATGCTCCACCAAGAAAGGCCAGCGAAAACGAGGCTATATCGGCGAGAAAG GAATTGGGTTCAAGAGTGTATTCCTCATCACAACACAGCCTTACATATTCAGCAATGGTTATCAGATACGGTTTAATGAAGAGCCTTGCCCACATTGCAAAATTGGATACATTGTCCCGGAATGGGTTGATGACAACCCAACACTTTCCaccataaaacaaatatatggCTCTGACTCTGACCTTCCAACCACAACAATTGTCTTGCCTCTGAAGCCTGACAAGGTTAGCCCTGTAAAGCAGCAACTCTCGAAAATCCATCCTGAAGTTCTGTTgttcctttcaaaaataaagaggCTTTCAGTCAAGGAAGACAACGAGGATCCTAGTCTCAATACAGTGAGCGCAATATCCATTTCAAGTGAGACTGATTTTACTGCAAAGAAGAATTTTGATGCTGAGACATATGTGCTACATCTTTCAGCTGataaaaatgatgacaatttgGAGGAAGAATGCAGCTATTACATGTGGAGGCAGAAGTTTCCAGTCAGGCAGGAATATAAAGTAGAAAGACGGATGGAAGTGGAAGAGTATGTGATCACATTGGCGTTTCCAAATGGACAGCGTCTCAACAGTGGGACTGAATCTCCTGGGGTATATGCCTTTCTCCCAACTGAGATGGTTACAAATTTTCCTTTCATAATTCAAGCAGATTTTCTACTAGCATCTTCGAGGGAAACAATCCTTTTGGATAATAAATGGAACCAAGGTATTCTTGAATACGTGCCCAGTGCTTTCATCAATGCATTCATTTCCCTGGTGAAAACCATGGAAGGAGCCCCTGTATCTACTCTGGCTGAAATGTTTAAGTTCCTACCCATCAACATCCCTCCTTACCCTGCGCTGAATGCTGTGAGGGACAGTATTAAAGTCAAACTGGTTAATCAAGACATAGTTCCCTGTGAGTCGTACATGGAGCAAAAGTTATTTCGGAAGCCTAGTGAAGTGGGTGTGGTAATGCCTGCTTTCTGGAATATACTGAACAAGGCAAGGAAGGATGGGGTGAGCTTGGATAATATCTCATCGCATGGGAGATATTTGCTAAGTTCTTCATTTGACAGAGAGAAGTATGATCAAGTGTTGAACTTCTTGGGAGTGAAACCTGTGGAGGATGAATGGTATGTTAAGTGCATCCGAAGTTCTAATCTCATACCAGGAGTCTCAGAGGAAGTGTATTTAGAGCTACTAGTATTTGTAGCCAAGAACTGGAGGTCAAATTTTCAGAATACTAACATCAAGGACACTCCGCTTCTGAAGTATGTGAGTTATAATGGTGATGTCTCTTTGTTTAGTATAAATGTCTCACAGTGGTATGCAGGGAAGGTTCTTGCTTGCGAGCCTCATCTTGTACTATGGTTGATCGATTGGAACAGAGAACTTGGACGTTCAGCAGGCCCATTTTTTATTCCTAAATCTACACAAGAAGCTATACAAAAGCAACAATGGTCTGAGAAGCATATATTGTTGGAGTGGCTTTCAAAGGAGGTGAAGGTTCAGACTGTAAATGTGTACAACTATGCAGCCCTTCTTGTTGATTTGCTTAAGGATGATAGGAAGCGCGCTGTTACTTTTGTTCATTTCTTATATCACTCGCTTTCAAGGAACTACTTGTCTGAGACAGATGTTGGGCGATTGTGTTGCAATATGCCACTTGTGGATAACTATGGGCAGGTAACCACACGAAGGAATCGAGTTCTTGTTCCTGCTAATGGAAGCAAATGGGTTCGTCTGATCGGATCTAATCCGTGGAGAGCTGAAGGCTTTCTAGAGCTAGCAGCTGACTATCGGCGACTTGTCATACTTGCAGGTGTTTTGACCCCTGAGGAACAGCTTATTCCTTTTCTCAGAAGACATATTGGGGCTTCTGATGTCCCTGATGTGTCTCCACCCAATGCAGTAATTCCTACAATGTCTGCTCCTCTAACCAAAGATAATACGTTCTTGCTGTTGGGTTGGATTCGGAGCTTGATGCAGAGAGGGGTTAGCATGCCAAAAATGTTCTCGAAATGCATAAAGGAGGGAAGCTGGATGAGGGTTTCTTTGGGCAGCAGTCCAGGCTACTGGCCTCCATCTCAGTCATTCCTACCAAACTCATCGTGGGGCCATCTTCTGCAGAATGAAAATGTGCTAGTTGATATCCCCATAATTGATCAGAGTTTCTACGGTTGTGAAATAATGAATTATAAAGTGGAGCTTGGAGAAATAGGAGTGATGTTTCATTATGGAGAGGCTTGCCAATTTTTCGGGAAGCATCTCATGTCTTTGGCAGCCTCCTCCGCTCTTACAAGAGGGAATGTTTTTTCGATATTGAAGTTCATAAATTTTCTGAGGGAGAGATCGCTTTCTGCTCAGGACTTCATCCAAAGTATCCGGGAAGGGAAATGGCTAAGAACTTCACTTGGCAACATATCCCCAGTTGGATCTGTTTTGTTTGATCAGGAGTGGGAAACTGCATCGCAGATCAGTGCCATCCCATTTATTGATAAAGATTACTACGGGGAGGAAATCCTTCAGTTTAAAACAGAACTTCAGATGCTGGGCGTGGTGGTTGGATGGAGTGAGAATTACCAGCTTGTTGCTTACTATCTGAAACCTGCAATGGCCATCAATGTTCGAACGGCTGAGTCTGGTCTTTTCGTTTTGAACTGCATGCGCCATTTAGGATCAcctgataaattaattaaggtctttaagaataataaatttttgaagaCAAGCATGGGCTACATGGCTCCAGTTGAGTCTCATCTTATCAGTCCTGAATGGGGCTGTCTCCTTCAGATTTTCAACAGCTTTGCTCTAATCGATGAAAATTTTTATGGGAGCAGCATCTTCTCatataaaaatgagttaaagAAACTGGGGGTAATAGTTGATTTTAAGCAGGCAAAAAAGGTATTTGCTCATGTGTTCAGGCTGGAAGGACAGCTCTCCAATATTGGAAAGGAACATGTTTTTTCCTTGCTGGCCTGTTACAGAAAGTTCAGGGGTACATCTTTTGAATTCTCTGATGATTTGATGAGATGTATCCTTGAGGTTAAATGGTTGCGAACTCGCCTCGGTGATCTCAGAGTCCCGGGAGAGTGCATTTTGTTTGGGCCTGATTGGGAATCTATATCTTGCATATCCCTGCTTCCTTTCATTGATGACGCTGACAATTGGTATGGCAAGGGCATCTATGAATATGAGAAGGAGTTGGAAAGTATGGGAGTTAAAGTTGCCTTCAAGGATGGATGCGGATTTGTGGCTACCGGCCTTAAGTTACCATTTGATCCCAGCTGCATAACTCCCGCAAATGCTTACTCATTACTTGAATGTATTCGCATTTTACGGACACAGCACAATGGCCCTTTACCTGATTATTTTCTGACGAAAGTGTCTCAAAAATGGTTGAAAACCTCTTTTGATTATAGGCCACCTGGTAAGTGTTTGCTTTATAATTCTGATTGGAAGTCATTGCAACGGATGGATGGACCTTTCATTGATGAAGAATTTTATGGCTCCAACATTACATCCTATGCCAAAGAGCTCAACGCAATTGGAGTAACTATTGATGTAAGAAATGGGGGACCATTGCTTGCCAATCACCTGCATTTCTGTTCTAACTTCAGTACCATTGTTCGAATATGTAGTTACTTGCAAGACCGCAACTGGAACCCTGAAACTGGGTATGAAAGGTTAATTTGGATCCCTAATGGAAGTGATGATGGTGAATGGGTAGCACCCCAAGAATGCGTCCTGCGGGACAAGGATGGGCTGTTTGATAAACAATTGAATGTGTTGGAGAAGCATTATGGAAAGGAgttacttctttttttctctagtGCTTTTGGAGTTAAACCCTATCCTTCACTTGTTGACTATTGTGAGCTCTGGAAGGAATGGGAATTACGTGGACGGCCCTTAACACTTGAAAGGTGTTGTGCGTTCTGGAAATTTGTTGTAAGTCACTGCAGTTCGGAGACACTGAAAAGGCTTGCTGAACATTTGATGAAATTACCTGCGTATTCAGTATCAGATGAAATTTTGTTGATTGACAGGCTTGATGTTTTTATTGCTGATGACCTTCATCTGAAGGATCTTTTTGAGCAGTCGTCTTCCCAGCCTCTATTTGCTTGGTATCCTCAGTCGAGCATTGCATCTTTGCCTCGGTTTAAGCTGCTTGAAGTTTACAGCAAAATTGGAGTCCGAAACCTATCTGAATCTGTCCAGAAAGAAGAAATGTCCATAACTGATGGTGCTGGACTTCAGCAAGTTAGCCCCAGGGAAATTTTAATTGGAAAAGGGCTGCTTATGCTGATCCTAGGTTTTCTAGCTGGACCCGCTCTCAAAATGGAAGCAGAAAACAGGCATGAACTTGTGCGATGTCTACTTAATCTGACTGTCTTTGAGACAGCGGAGCCAGTCAAAATTTGTTACAGTTTATCGCTCTCGTCAGGAGAAAAGTTGAAAGCTGAGGCGACATCAATGATTCGTTGGGAGAGGGAGAATAAAGAGCTTTTTGCACAAAAGATGAACAGGTCGGGTGGGCATAGAAGTATCATTGAATATGCTACATCTTTTTCTGAAGTGATATCGGCAGGATTACTATGGGAGAATGAAGATCAAATGCACCAACTGGCAGAGCTGATCAAATTAGGCTTCCTCTTGGAATTTGAGGAGCAAGCGATTGGGTTTCTCATGAAAACCAAGAATCTTCAGCTATTCGCAGAGGATGAAAGGTTCCTATCTTCAGCCTTCCCGTCTGATTAG